In Sneathia sanguinegens, the following proteins share a genomic window:
- the nagA gene encoding N-acetylglucosamine-6-phosphate deacetylase — translation MLIRSERIWIGNNFIPAILEIEGKKIKRIFSYDKATKVDCDFGNKRIVPGFIDIHTHGAVNVEANVSNVEEIQKWANYLPKEGVTSFCPTTVTQTEEVLKKASETLVKAKETQKTGAKILGINFEGPFLDVNHKGAQPESCIVSPNLEEFDRFQKACKDLLLIMTVAVEKDKDYYLTRNLTNRGVIVSVGHSGASYDEAMMGIANGAKLLTHTFNGMTGLHHREPGQVGAALRIRDVYSEIICDGIHIRPEVINIFFMSKGPDYAIMVSDSMSAKAYKGTEFYLGGEKVIVSEDGSARRESGSLAGSILKIIDGLKVVVEKAQVPFNYAINACTSNPARLLRIDDRKGYIKANYDADLVIITDDYKIINTMVEGVFQL, via the coding sequence ATGTTAATAAGAAGTGAAAGAATCTGGATAGGAAATAATTTTATACCAGCTATATTAGAAATAGAAGGGAAAAAAATAAAAAGAATATTTTCGTATGATAAAGCTACAAAGGTAGATTGTGATTTTGGAAATAAAAGAATTGTACCAGGATTTATTGATATACATACACATGGAGCAGTTAATGTAGAAGCTAATGTATCAAATGTTGAAGAAATACAAAAATGGGCAAATTATTTACCAAAAGAAGGAGTTACATCTTTTTGTCCTACAACAGTAACACAAACTGAAGAAGTTCTTAAAAAAGCTTCAGAAACTCTTGTTAAAGCAAAAGAAACACAAAAAACTGGTGCTAAAATATTAGGAATAAATTTTGAAGGGCCTTTTTTGGATGTTAATCATAAGGGAGCACAACCAGAATCTTGTATAGTTTCACCAAATTTAGAAGAATTTGATAGATTTCAAAAAGCTTGTAAGGATTTGTTACTAATAATGACAGTAGCTGTTGAAAAAGATAAGGATTATTATTTAACTAGAAATTTAACAAATAGAGGAGTAATAGTTAGTGTAGGACATAGTGGAGCAAGTTATGATGAAGCTATGATGGGAATAGCGAATGGAGCTAAGTTATTAACACATACTTTTAATGGAATGACAGGTTTACATCATAGAGAACCAGGTCAAGTTGGAGCAGCTTTAAGAATTAGAGATGTTTATTCAGAAATTATTTGTGATGGAATTCATATTAGACCTGAAGTAATAAATATATTCTTTATGTCAAAAGGACCAGATTATGCTATTATGGTTAGTGATTCTATGTCAGCAAAAGCATATAAGGGGACAGAATTTTATCTAGGAGGTGAAAAAGTAATAGTTTCAGAAGATGGAAGTGCAAGAAGAGAATCAGGTTCTCTTGCAGGTTCAATTTTAAAAATTATAGATGGGTTAAAGGTTGTAGTAGAAAAGGCACAAGTTCCATTTAATTATGCTATAAATGCTTGTACATCAAATCCAGCTAGATTATTAAGAATTGATGATAGAAAAGGATATATAAAAGCAAACTATGATGCAGATTTAGTTATTATTACAGATGATTATAAAATAATTAATACTATGGTTGAAGGGGTGTTTCAATTATGA
- the msrA gene encoding peptide-methionine (S)-S-oxide reductase MsrA, whose translation MMKEIYLAAGCFWGTQAYFKKIEGVIKTTVGYANGLTEHTDYEHIFETDHAETLKIIYDESKISLKKLLLYYFRVIDPTSINKQGNDVGRQYRTGIYYVDKEDLALINEVINEMKQKYGLIAVEVKELKNFIKAEEYHQDYLDKHPNAYCHIDLNLANLDDLSYRVMKENYTEFPNSSELNTEFRKGIYVDKLTKVPLFSSSEKFDAGCGWPSFRKPIVTDAVEYLKDNSYGMDRIEVRSSSGNNHLGHVFDESQGLRYCINGASLEFIPYEEMEKRGYKEYMKFV comes from the coding sequence ATGATGAAAGAAATTTACTTAGCTGCAGGTTGTTTTTGGGGGACACAGGCATATTTTAAAAAAATTGAAGGTGTTATAAAAACTACTGTTGGTTATGCAAATGGTTTAACAGAGCATACAGACTATGAACATATTTTTGAGACTGATCATGCTGAAACTCTTAAAATAATATATGATGAGAGTAAGATAAGTTTAAAAAAGCTTTTACTTTATTATTTTAGAGTTATAGATCCAACAAGTATTAACAAGCAAGGCAATGATGTGGGAAGACAATATAGAACAGGAATTTATTATGTAGACAAAGAAGATCTTGCTCTAATAAATGAAGTAATAAATGAAATGAAACAAAAATATGGGCTTATAGCAGTTGAGGTTAAAGAACTTAAAAATTTTATAAAAGCAGAAGAATATCATCAAGATTATTTAGATAAACATCCTAATGCATATTGTCATATTGATTTGAATTTAGCTAATTTAGATGATTTGAGCTATAGAGTTATGAAAGAAAATTATACAGAATTTCCAAATTCAAGTGAATTAAATACTGAATTTAGAAAAGGTATATATGTAGACAAATTAACAAAGGTCCCTCTATTTTCGTCAAGTGAAAAGTTCGATGCAGGTTGTGGTTGGCCAAGTTTTAGAAAGCCAATAGTAACTGATGCAGTAGAATATTTAAAAGATAATTCATATGGTATGGACAGAATAGAAGTTAGAAGTTCGTCTGGAAATAATCATTTAGGTCATGTCTTTGATGAAAGTCAAGGATTGAGATATTGTATAAATGGTGCAAGTTTAGAATTTATACCTTATGAAGAGATGGAAAAAAGAGGCTATAAAGAATATATGAAATTTGTATAA
- a CDS encoding class II aldolase/adducin family protein: protein MNIKKMIVEVGNRMYNTKLVAGTSGNISVRNPEKEDSYFITPSSIPYDQITEDDIVEINSKGEPYIKGLRPSSEWRLHVQIYEKYPKYNAIVHTHSTIATAFAVNHEDIPLILIEMKPYLGGPIKVTPFRPAGSPELGEVVVPYLENRNSCLLANHGTVSCGATLEDAFISAEYVEDAAKIYYYAKTSGTPVILE, encoded by the coding sequence ATGAATATAAAGAAAATGATAGTAGAAGTAGGAAATCGTATGTATAATACAAAACTTGTTGCTGGAACTAGCGGGAATATAAGTGTAAGAAATCCTGAAAAAGAAGATAGTTACTTTATCACACCTAGTAGCATCCCTTATGACCAAATTACAGAAGACGATATTGTTGAAATAAATTCAAAAGGTGAACCTTATATAAAAGGTTTAAGACCTTCATCAGAATGGAGATTACATGTACAAATATATGAAAAATATCCTAAATATAATGCTATCGTACATACTCATTCAACAATAGCAACTGCATTTGCTGTTAATCATGAAGATATACCATTGATTCTAATAGAAATGAAACCTTATTTAGGTGGTCCAATAAAAGTCACTCCATTTAGACCTGCTGGAAGTCCAGAGTTAGGCGAAGTTGTAGTGCCTTATCTAGAAAATAGAAATTCTTGCCTATTAGCAAATCATGGTACAGTTAGCTGTGGTGCTACTTTAGAAGATGCATTTATTTCTGCTGAATATGTTGAAGATGCAGCAAAAATATATTATTATGCAAAAACTTCTGGAACACCTGTAATTCTTGAGTAA
- a CDS encoding s-methyl-5-thioribose-1-phosphate isomerase, which translates to MKREDYNMPFMLTYENVAWFDEEKATVRILDRRIYPEKVIFVECKNHKEVAQAVTDMVTQSAGPYTAVGMGMALAAYECKDLDINAQIEYLEKASYTLSHARPTTVNRMEKITKSCLEVGKAALKKGEKAYIAIKNDTINSLNRRYSIMEQVAVHLASQIKNGDKVLTQCFGETIIGMLIRVLKRENKTDVKFYCAETRPYFQGARLTATCFREMGFDTTILCDNMIAYAMKYEHISLFTSAADTITRAGYIANKVGTLQISMLAKEFGIPYFVTGIPDVDKYTENDIKIELRDPSLVLGKHTYKGVKAIYPSFDITPPHLISGVVTDKGIYSSYDLETYFKNDVKRFY; encoded by the coding sequence ATTAAACGGGAAGACTATAATATGCCTTTCATGTTAACTTATGAAAATGTAGCATGGTTTGATGAAGAAAAAGCCACTGTTAGAATTTTGGACAGAAGAATTTATCCAGAAAAAGTTATATTTGTTGAATGTAAGAATCATAAAGAAGTCGCACAAGCTGTAACTGATATGGTTACACAAAGTGCTGGTCCATATACAGCTGTAGGTATGGGTATGGCTTTAGCCGCATATGAATGCAAAGACTTGGATATAAATGCTCAAATAGAATATTTGGAAAAAGCAAGCTATACTTTAAGTCATGCAAGACCAACAACAGTTAATAGAATGGAAAAAATTACAAAATCTTGCTTAGAAGTTGGTAAAGCTGCTCTTAAAAAGGGTGAAAAAGCATATATTGCTATAAAAAATGATACTATTAATTCACTTAATAGAAGATATAGCATTATGGAACAAGTTGCAGTCCATCTAGCAAGTCAAATAAAAAATGGTGATAAAGTACTAACTCAATGTTTTGGTGAAACAATTATTGGGATGTTAATAAGGGTATTAAAAAGGGAAAATAAGACTGATGTTAAATTTTATTGTGCAGAAACAAGACCATATTTCCAAGGAGCAAGACTTACTGCCACTTGCTTCAGAGAAATGGGCTTTGACACAACAATTTTGTGCGATAATATGATAGCCTATGCAATGAAGTATGAACATATTTCATTATTCACATCTGCTGCTGACACAATTACAAGAGCTGGATATATTGCTAATAAGGTAGGTACTCTACAAATTTCAATGCTTGCAAAAGAATTTGGAATTCCATATTTTGTTACAGGCATACCAGATGTAGACAAATATACTGAAAACGATATTAAAATCGAATTACGTGATCCAAGTCTAGTTTTAGGGAAACATACTTATAAGGGTGTAAAAGCAATATATCCATCATTTGATATTACTCCTCCTCATTTAATAAGTGGTGTCGTAACAGATAAAGGAATATATAGTTCTTATGATCTAGAAACATATTTCAAAAATGATGTTAAAAGATTTTACTAG
- a CDS encoding Na+/H+ antiporter NhaC family protein — MEKKGNFLGLVPLIVFLVIYALIGIFVKQFDKLPLLVGIFIASAVAIALYTKYGKKSFDNAVDEYCEGGGEKTLILMVIIYLLAGAFYSVANSMKAVDTVVALGLNILPSNAILPGLFLIACLLSFSMGTSMGTIAALMPIAVGISNSTGVNVAMLSGVVVGGAMFGDNLSFISDTTIAATRTQEIEMKDKFFVNIIMVLPAVILNVIFLAFQHVQANATNFTNINYVNLIPYILIIVLSLLGMNVMKVLAIGVISGLVIGVAHGNFPLVDVFTVIHTGMKWMEDMAIICVVVGGLVMIMNKLGGIDYLLYKLCKGTKSKKGAELSIALLVSLLDIATTNNTVSIVAAGPIAREISDKFDIDRRRTASILDLFSSAFNGLLPYAGQLLIAGAIAKVSPISIMPYNWYSILMIVFGLTSILLGWPNKKMKK, encoded by the coding sequence ATGGAAAAAAAGGGAAATTTTTTGGGTTTAGTTCCATTAATCGTATTTTTAGTGATTTATGCCTTGATTGGAATTTTTGTTAAACAATTCGATAAATTGCCTCTATTAGTAGGTATATTTATTGCATCAGCAGTTGCTATAGCCTTATATACAAAATATGGTAAAAAGAGTTTTGATAATGCTGTAGACGAATATTGTGAAGGTGGAGGAGAAAAGACCTTAATTTTAATGGTTATAATTTATCTATTAGCTGGAGCATTTTATAGTGTAGCCAATAGTATGAAAGCAGTTGATACTGTTGTTGCCTTAGGTCTTAATATTTTACCATCTAATGCAATTTTACCAGGGCTTTTCTTAATAGCATGTCTTTTAAGTTTTTCAATGGGAACATCAATGGGAACAATTGCAGCTTTAATGCCTATTGCTGTAGGTATTTCAAATAGTACAGGTGTAAATGTAGCAATGTTATCAGGTGTAGTAGTAGGTGGAGCTATGTTTGGAGATAATTTGTCATTTATTTCAGATACTACTATAGCTGCTACTAGAACTCAAGAAATTGAAATGAAGGATAAATTTTTTGTTAATATAATAATGGTTTTACCAGCAGTTATATTAAATGTTATTTTTCTAGCATTTCAACATGTGCAAGCAAATGCGACTAATTTTACTAATATTAATTATGTTAATTTAATACCATATATATTAATAATTGTTCTTTCATTATTAGGAATGAATGTTATGAAAGTTTTAGCAATTGGGGTTATTTCAGGGTTAGTTATTGGAGTTGCACATGGAAACTTTCCATTAGTAGATGTATTTACAGTTATACATACAGGTATGAAATGGATGGAAGATATGGCTATAATTTGTGTAGTAGTTGGTGGTCTAGTAATGATAATGAATAAATTAGGTGGAATAGATTATCTATTATATAAATTATGTAAAGGAACAAAGTCTAAAAAAGGAGCAGAATTATCAATTGCTTTATTAGTTAGTTTATTAGATATTGCAACTACAAATAATACAGTTTCTATAGTAGCAGCAGGGCCTATAGCAAGGGAAATATCTGACAAATTTGATATAGATAGAAGAAGAACAGCTAGTATATTAGACTTGTTTTCATCAGCCTTTAATGGTTTATTACCTTATGCTGGGCAATTATTAATAGCAGGGGCAATAGCTAAAGTATCACCTATTTCTATTATGCCATACAATTGGTATTCAATTTTAATGATAGTATTTGGTTTAACATCAATATTATTAGGTTGGCCAAATAAAAAAATGAAAAAGTAA
- the mtnK gene encoding S-methyl-5-thioribose kinase yields MALLNTESIKKYLISKKYFRSDEELVAKEIGNGNINYVFIVSSKDKSIVVKQSDVLLRSSKRPLDLYRSKVECRTLKLEDKYAPGFVPKVYEYDENLNTIIMEDISEYKNLRFLLEDSEEIPFLSEEIAEFLAKSMLATSDLVMDSKEKKKLVKYFINPDMCDISEDLVLTEPYYNYKNRNVIKKDLQKFVDENLYNNENLQTEICKLRYNFMNNAQALIHGDFHSGSIFVCNKGIKIIDPEFAFYGPMGYDIGNVIANLFFPLFYSKKVWLHKCIVEIFDKTFEKLEQEYDKLVTFKLYKNKEFKRYFINSIKADTCGYAGTEIIRRVVGDTKTKEIVEGNSVTIEKELIKVGIYLIMNRFEICKGRDLFQ; encoded by the coding sequence ATGGCTTTATTAAATACAGAAAGTATAAAAAAATATTTGATTTCAAAAAAATATTTTAGAAGTGATGAAGAATTAGTTGCAAAAGAAATTGGAAATGGAAATATTAACTATGTATTTATAGTATCTTCAAAAGATAAAAGTATTGTAGTTAAACAATCAGATGTTTTACTTCGTTCATCAAAACGACCTTTGGATCTTTATAGATCAAAGGTTGAATGTAGGACTTTAAAATTAGAAGATAAGTATGCTCCGGGTTTTGTACCTAAAGTATATGAATATGATGAAAATTTAAATACTATTATTATGGAAGATATATCTGAATATAAGAATTTAAGATTTTTACTTGAAGATTCAGAAGAAATACCATTTTTGTCAGAAGAAATAGCAGAATTTTTGGCTAAATCAATGCTTGCAACTTCTGATTTGGTTATGGATAGCAAGGAAAAGAAGAAACTTGTAAAATATTTTATAAATCCAGATATGTGCGATATATCAGAAGATTTAGTTTTAACTGAACCGTATTATAATTATAAAAATAGAAATGTAATAAAAAAAGACTTACAAAAATTTGTAGATGAAAATTTATATAACAATGAAAATTTGCAAACTGAAATATGTAAATTAAGATATAATTTTATGAATAATGCACAAGCATTAATACATGGAGATTTTCATTCTGGTTCAATATTTGTTTGTAATAAAGGAATAAAGATTATAGATCCAGAATTTGCATTTTATGGACCTATGGGGTATGATATAGGTAATGTTATAGCAAATCTATTTTTCCCACTTTTTTATTCAAAAAAAGTATGGTTACATAAATGTATTGTTGAAATATTTGATAAAACTTTTGAAAAATTGGAACAAGAATATGATAAATTAGTTACTTTTAAACTTTATAAAAATAAAGAATTTAAGAGATATTTTATAAATAGTATAAAAGCAGATACTTGTGGATATGCAGGTACAGAAATAATTCGTAGAGTTGTAGGAGATACAAAGACTAAGGAAATTGTTGAAGGAAATAGTGTAACAATAGAAAAAGAATTGATAAAAGTTGGGATATATTTGATTATGAATAGATTTGAAATATGTAAAGGAAGGGACTTATTTCAGTGA
- a CDS encoding DeoR/GlpR family DNA-binding transcription regulator produces MIKLERHKRIIKTLNENGTISIAETTKELKCSEETIRKDIIELEKQGKLIRIHGGAYLADVYDKSLPTNLKKTFLKEEKMYMSDIAKEYIKENMLVTLDSSTTCLELAKKIVDLKMSVSIITNSLEIANVCSTSDKITLFLAGGILKTNSNSFIGHSVMDYLNYFVSDISFVSFPCIDMEFGLGDNTMEDLKIRTTMLKRSKNRILLLDHTKLAEASATVFSKNLNIDTIITDKKINKKWNEFFKKEGIDVKF; encoded by the coding sequence GTGATAAAATTAGAAAGACATAAGAGAATTATCAAAACACTAAATGAAAATGGTACTATATCTATTGCGGAAACTACTAAAGAATTAAAGTGTAGTGAAGAAACTATTAGAAAAGATATTATTGAATTAGAAAAACAAGGAAAGTTAATTAGAATTCATGGAGGGGCATATCTTGCAGATGTATATGATAAAAGTCTTCCAACTAATTTAAAAAAGACTTTTTTGAAAGAAGAAAAAATGTATATGTCAGATATAGCAAAGGAATATATTAAAGAAAATATGCTAGTAACTTTAGATTCTAGTACAACTTGTTTGGAATTAGCTAAAAAAATAGTTGATTTAAAAATGTCTGTAAGTATAATTACAAATTCGTTAGAAATAGCAAATGTTTGTTCAACTTCAGACAAAATAACCCTATTTTTAGCTGGAGGTATTTTAAAAACAAATAGTAATTCTTTTATAGGACATAGTGTTATGGATTATTTGAATTACTTTGTTTCAGATATATCTTTTGTTAGTTTTCCTTGTATAGATATGGAATTTGGTTTAGGAGATAATACTATGGAAGATTTGAAGATACGAACAACAATGTTGAAGAGATCTAAAAATAGAATTTTATTACTTGATCATACAAAATTAGCAGAAGCTAGTGCAACAGTTTTTTCGAAAAATCTAAATATTGATACAATTATTACAGATAAAAAAATAAATAAAAAGTGGAATGAATTTTTCAAGAAAGAAGGAATAGATGTTAAATTTTAG
- a CDS encoding iron-containing alcohol dehydrogenase: protein MLNFSYKNNAKVIFGQNSIENLEGELKDLKVKKMLLLYSGKYIFDLKIHECIEKVCDKLDIKLIENGNIVPNPKVELVRELVDLSKKEGIDFILAVGGGSVTDTAKATAVGAKSSEDVWKFYTYEKEPKEALPIGVISTIASSGSETSNCSIISDDTHKLGIEYDFIIPQFAIIDPSYTKSLPMYQIACGISDTSSHLIERYYTDVEHVDATDYMIEGLLKALMLNAKRLMKNPDDIEARSEIFLISLVAHNNILDSGRMADWASHRIEHEISNFYGLTHGEGMALTMVAYARYMATKKPKKLAQLANRVFNVDYKNYTYEEMANILADNLEAFYRSIGMRTKLSEIGINDDKFMQMGLNATKNDTAKIGHYMPLLSKEIVEVLKLAK from the coding sequence ATGTTAAATTTTAGTTATAAAAATAATGCTAAAGTTATTTTCGGACAAAATTCAATTGAAAATTTAGAAGGAGAATTAAAAGATTTAAAAGTAAAAAAAATGCTATTATTATATAGTGGAAAGTACATATTTGATTTAAAAATACATGAATGTATTGAAAAAGTATGTGATAAACTAGATATAAAATTAATAGAAAATGGGAACATAGTTCCTAATCCTAAAGTAGAACTTGTAAGAGAGCTTGTTGATCTTTCTAAAAAAGAAGGAATAGACTTTATATTAGCAGTCGGTGGAGGATCTGTTACAGATACCGCGAAAGCTACAGCTGTTGGTGCTAAAAGTTCTGAAGATGTTTGGAAATTTTATACCTATGAAAAGGAACCTAAGGAAGCTTTACCAATAGGAGTTATTTCGACTATAGCTTCTAGTGGTTCAGAAACATCTAATTGTTCTATAATTTCAGATGATACTCATAAATTAGGTATAGAATATGACTTTATCATTCCTCAATTTGCAATTATTGATCCAAGTTATACAAAGAGTTTACCAATGTATCAAATAGCTTGTGGAATTTCAGATACAAGTTCACATTTGATAGAAAGATATTATACTGATGTAGAACATGTTGATGCAACAGACTATATGATAGAAGGTTTACTTAAGGCTTTAATGTTAAATGCTAAAAGACTAATGAAAAATCCTGATGATATAGAAGCAAGATCTGAAATATTTTTAATTTCTCTTGTAGCACATAATAATATATTAGATTCAGGAAGAATGGCAGATTGGGCTTCTCATAGAATAGAACATGAAATAAGTAATTTTTATGGTTTAACACATGGAGAAGGAATGGCACTTACAATGGTAGCATATGCAAGATATATGGCTACTAAAAAGCCTAAGAAATTAGCACAATTAGCTAATCGTGTATTCAATGTAGATTACAAGAATTATACTTATGAAGAAATGGCAAATATTTTGGCAGATAATTTGGAAGCCTTCTATAGATCAATAGGTATGAGAACAAAATTAAGTGAAATAGGTATAAATGATGATAAATTTATGCAAATGGGCTTGAATGCTACAAAAAATGATACAGCTAAAATAGGACATTATATGCCTTTACTTTCAAAAGAAATAGTTGAAGTTCTTAAATTGGCAAAATAA
- a CDS encoding PRD domain-containing protein, protein MEIIKILNNNTIIAKIKDKEFVILRKGIGFSKKIGDIIDENSDDKKYFLYDIPLKYYEYTKDIIEIYEKKAKIKLNSSLYITLTDHIYNAVNRKLNNIIVSNYLINEIKAMYPKEFSLAIDTISYIYQKTNVLLSEDDAGFITIHLINAIYENKKNVEIMSYINEIENIIKKEANLESFSDFKKYSRLVNYLKYLVIQKINNEEEKNNITDVYNLLVNNFKDVANIVKKIDIYCISKFNKNLSINECVYLIIYLKEFMEG, encoded by the coding sequence ATGGAAATAATTAAAATTTTAAATAATAATACAATAATAGCTAAAATCAAAGATAAAGAATTTGTAATTTTAAGAAAAGGAATAGGGTTTTCAAAAAAAATAGGAGATATAATTGACGAAAATTCAGATGATAAAAAATATTTTTTATATGATATACCATTGAAATATTATGAATATACAAAGGATATAATTGAAATTTATGAAAAAAAGGCAAAAATAAAATTAAATTCAAGCCTATATATTACCTTAACTGATCATATATACAATGCAGTTAATAGAAAATTAAATAATATTATTGTTAGTAATTATTTAATAAATGAAATAAAGGCGATGTATCCAAAAGAATTTTCTTTGGCAATTGACACAATTTCATATATTTATCAAAAAACAAATGTACTTTTATCAGAAGATGATGCTGGCTTTATCACTATACACTTGATAAATGCAATTTATGAAAATAAGAAAAATGTAGAAATTATGAGTTACATAAATGAAATTGAGAATATTATAAAAAAAGAAGCTAATTTAGAAAGCTTTTCAGATTTTAAAAAATATTCAAGATTAGTTAATTATTTAAAATATTTAGTTATTCAAAAAATAAATAATGAAGAAGAAAAAAATAATATAACAGATGTATATAATTTGTTAGTAAACAATTTTAAAGATGTAGCAAATATAGTAAAAAAAATAGATATATATTGCATAAGCAAGTTTAATAAAAATTTGAGTATAAATGAATGTGTCTATTTAATTATATATTTAAAAGAATTTATGGAGGGTTAG
- the malX gene encoding maltose/glucose-specific PTS transporter subunit IIBC yields the protein MAKDLKTKVLSFFQELGKTFMFPVATLAFMGILLGLGSSITSPILIEKIPFLGNKFIQLFFNYLTVVGSFGFTYLPCMFAMGIPLGMAKRNKGVAVFAGFAGYVAMNLSINFYLTQTNSLAAKELVKTSGQGFVFGIQTIEMGVLGGIIAGLIVYYLHEKYQDIKMPDAFSFFGGLRFVPIVSVLVLSIVGLIIPLIWPIFSKGINGVGYLIQKAGIFGPFLYGLGLAILKPFGMHHILLALVRFTPIGGTEIVKGTEVSGALNIFYSQLKAGLPISRSATSFLSQGFMPTFMFALPAIGCAIYYCAKKENRFSIKGLLVSAMLVSFVTGISEPIEFLFLFIAPTLYVFHSIMQGLSLMVVSLAGVSIGNTDGGVIDFIIFGILQGKATKWYLIIPIGIIWFAIYFFVFKWYIMKHDVPTPGREKIDANDDIKIFSKGNGIYDPKVFVKALGGAKNIKTLDNCVTRLRLVLDDISLMDEKTLKKAGSLSIVKLDDHNVQIIIGAQVQSLKTGMEEVLKNNEI from the coding sequence ATGGCGAAAGATTTGAAAACAAAAGTATTAAGCTTTTTTCAAGAATTAGGAAAAACATTTATGTTTCCAGTAGCAACTTTGGCGTTTATGGGTATATTATTAGGTCTAGGTAGTTCAATTACATCACCTATCTTAATAGAAAAAATACCTTTTTTGGGGAATAAATTTATACAATTATTCTTTAATTATTTAACAGTTGTAGGTTCATTTGGATTTACTTATTTACCTTGTATGTTTGCAATGGGTATTCCATTGGGAATGGCAAAAAGAAATAAAGGAGTTGCAGTATTTGCAGGATTTGCAGGTTATGTTGCAATGAATTTATCAATAAATTTTTACCTAACACAAACTAATAGCTTAGCTGCAAAAGAATTAGTTAAGACAAGTGGACAAGGTTTTGTATTTGGAATACAAACAATAGAAATGGGAGTATTAGGTGGAATTATAGCAGGATTAATAGTGTATTATTTGCATGAAAAATATCAAGACATAAAGATGCCAGATGCTTTTTCATTCTTTGGTGGTTTAAGATTTGTGCCTATAGTTTCAGTTCTTGTATTATCAATAGTAGGTTTAATAATTCCTTTAATTTGGCCTATATTTTCTAAAGGAATCAATGGAGTTGGATATTTAATACAAAAAGCAGGAATATTTGGACCATTTTTATACGGATTAGGTTTGGCAATATTAAAACCATTTGGAATGCATCATATTTTACTTGCTTTAGTAAGATTTACACCTATAGGTGGTACTGAAATTGTAAAGGGAACTGAAGTATCAGGAGCACTTAATATATTTTATTCTCAATTAAAAGCTGGACTTCCAATAAGTAGAAGTGCAACATCATTCTTATCACAAGGATTTATGCCAACATTTATGTTTGCACTACCAGCAATAGGCTGTGCTATATATTATTGTGCTAAAAAAGAAAATAGATTTTCAATTAAAGGATTGCTTGTTTCAGCTATGTTGGTTTCATTTGTAACAGGTATATCAGAACCTATAGAATTTCTATTTTTATTCATAGCACCAACTTTATATGTCTTCCACTCAATAATGCAAGGGTTATCACTAATGGTAGTTTCATTAGCAGGTGTTAGCATAGGTAATACTGATGGTGGTGTAATTGACTTTATCATCTTTGGTATTTTACAAGGTAAAGCAACTAAGTGGTATTTAATAATTCCTATTGGTATAATTTGGTTTGCAATATACTTCTTTGTATTTAAATGGTATATTATGAAGCATGATGTACCTACACCTGGAAGAGAAAAAATTGATGCCAATGATGATATAAAGATATTCTCAAAGGGAAATGGAATTTATGATCCAAAAGTATTCGTTAAAGCTTTAGGAGGAGCAAAGAATATAAAAACATTAGATAATTGTGTAACTCGTCTTAGATTAGTATTGGATGATATTAGTTTAATGGATGAAAAGACATTGAAAAAAGCAGGTTCTTTGAGTATAGTTAAATTAGATGATCATAATGTTCAAATAATAATAGGAGCTCAAGTTCAAAGCTTGAAAACAGGAATGGAAGAAGTGTTAAAAAACAATGAAATATAA